The Streptococcus toyakuensis genome has a window encoding:
- the msrB gene encoding peptide-methionine (R)-S-oxide reductase MsrB yields the protein MNDKVKLFVLAGIFFLAITGFYFLLMRNAGRTDSSQIEKAALSQGGKTVKKTEVSKDADLHEIYLAGGCFWGVEEYFSRVPGVTDAVSGYANGRGETTKYELINQTGHAETVHVTYDANQISLKEILLHYFRIINPTSKNKQGNDVGTQYRTGVYYTDDKDLEVINQVFDEVAKKYDQPLAVEKEALKNFVVAEDYHQDYLKKNPNGYCHINVNQAAYPVIDASKYPKPSDEELKKTLSPEEYAVTQKNQTERAFSNRYWDKFESGIYVDVATGEPLFSSKDKFESGCGWPSFTQPISPDVATYKEDKSYNMTRMEVRSRVGDSHLGHVFTDGPQDKGGLRYCINSLSIRFIPKNQMEEKGYAYLLDYVD from the coding sequence ATGAATGATAAAGTAAAATTGTTTGTCTTGGCAGGGATTTTTTTCCTAGCCATAACCGGTTTCTATTTTCTATTGATGCGAAATGCAGGACGGACAGATAGCTCGCAAATTGAGAAAGCGGCACTTAGCCAAGGAGGAAAAACAGTGAAAAAAACAGAAGTTAGTAAAGATGCAGACTTACACGAAATTTATCTGGCTGGAGGTTGTTTCTGGGGAGTGGAGGAATACTTCTCACGCGTTCCCGGAGTGACAGATGCCGTTTCAGGCTATGCAAATGGTAGAGGGGAAACAACCAAGTACGAATTGATCAACCAAACAGGGCATGCAGAAACAGTCCATGTCACCTATGATGCTAATCAAATTTCCCTCAAGGAAATCCTGCTTCATTATTTCCGTATTATCAATCCAACCAGCAAAAATAAACAAGGAAATGATGTGGGGACACAGTACCGTACTGGTGTTTATTACACAGATGACAAGGATTTAGAGGTGATTAACCAAGTCTTTGATGAGGTGGCTAAGAAATACGATCAACCTTTGGCAGTTGAAAAGGAGGCCTTGAAGAATTTTGTAGTGGCAGAAGATTACCACCAAGACTATCTCAAGAAAAATCCAAATGGCTACTGCCATATCAATGTCAATCAGGCGGCCTATCCCGTCATTGATGCCAGCAAATATCCCAAACCAAGTGATGAGGAATTGAAAAAGACCTTGTCACCTGAGGAGTATGCAGTTACCCAGAAAAATCAAACAGAACGAGCTTTCTCAAACCGCTACTGGGATAAATTTGAATCCGGTATCTATGTGGATGTGGCAACTGGCGAACCCCTCTTTTCATCAAAGGACAAGTTTGAGTCTGGTTGTGGTTGGCCTAGTTTTACCCAACCCATCAGTCCAGATGTTGCTACCTACAAGGAAGATAAATCCTACAATATGACGCGCATGGAAGTGCGGAGTCGAGTTGGAGATTCTCACCTTGGCCATGTCTTTACGGACGGCCCACAGGACAAGGGTGGCTTGCGCTACTGTATCAATAGTCTCTCTATCCGATTTATTCCCAAAAACCAAATGGAAGAAAAAGGCTACGCTTATTTACTAGATTATGTTGATTAA
- a CDS encoding redoxin family protein: protein MKKWQTCLLGVGSICCLAACSAKNMSDQATMKEQTTTEQVSSQTATKGQAVADFELTGVDGKTYRLSDYKGKKVYLKFWASWCSICLASLPDTDEIAKEAGDDYVVLTVVSPGHKGEQAEAEFKNWYKGLDYKNFPVLIDPSGKLLESYGVRSYPTQAFIDKEGKLVKTQPGFMDKDMILKELKEMG, encoded by the coding sequence ATGAAAAAATGGCAAACATGTCTTCTTGGAGTAGGCTCAATCTGTTGTTTGGCAGCCTGTTCGGCTAAAAATATGTCAGACCAAGCTACTATGAAGGAGCAAACAACAACAGAACAAGTCAGTTCACAAACTGCTACTAAAGGTCAGGCGGTTGCTGATTTCGAACTGACAGGAGTAGATGGCAAGACTTACCGCTTGTCTGATTACAAGGGCAAGAAAGTCTATCTCAAATTCTGGGCTTCTTGGTGTTCCATCTGTCTAGCCAGTCTTCCAGATACAGACGAAATCGCTAAAGAAGCTGGTGATGATTATGTGGTCTTGACGGTGGTATCTCCTGGGCACAAGGGAGAACAAGCGGAAGCTGAATTTAAGAACTGGTACAAGGGCTTAGATTATAAAAATTTTCCAGTTTTAATTGATCCATCAGGTAAACTCTTGGAAAGTTATGGTGTCCGTTCTTATCCAACTCAAGCCTTTATAGACAAGGAAGGTAAGCTAGTAAAAACGCAACCAGGTTTTATGGACAAGGATATGATTCTAAAAGAATTGAAAGAAATGGGGTAG
- a CDS encoding ABC transporter ATP-binding protein — MEVINVSKHYGHSIILKDINFALNKGEIVGLVGRNGVGKSTLMKILVQNNQPTSGNIISSDNVGYLIEEPKLFLSKTGLENLKYLSNLYGVDYNQERFGSLIQELDLTQSINKKVKTYSLGTKQKLALLLTLVTEPHILILDEPTNGLDIESSQIVLAVLKNLALHENVGILISSHKLEDIEEICERVLFLENGLLTFQKVGKDSHNCLFEIAFSSATDRDIFITKQEFGDIVQEQGLRITMSGNIQSSELFKFFNENSIKVVDFETKKETLKDIYLNRSK; from the coding sequence ATGGAAGTTATAAATGTAAGTAAGCATTATGGTCATTCAATCATTCTCAAAGATATAAATTTTGCACTTAACAAGGGTGAAATTGTTGGTCTAGTAGGGAGAAACGGAGTTGGCAAGAGTACATTGATGAAAATTCTTGTTCAGAATAATCAACCGACTTCAGGGAATATTATAAGTAGTGATAATGTTGGGTATTTAATCGAAGAACCAAAATTATTTTTATCTAAAACAGGTTTAGAGAATTTAAAATATTTGTCAAATTTATATGGTGTTGACTACAATCAAGAAAGATTTGGAAGTTTGATCCAAGAGTTAGATTTGACTCAGTCTATTAATAAAAAAGTAAAGACCTATTCTTTGGGTACAAAACAAAAATTAGCTTTGCTTCTAACTCTCGTTACGGAACCTCATATATTAATTTTAGATGAACCGACTAATGGTTTAGATATTGAATCATCACAAATAGTTTTAGCGGTTCTAAAAAATTTAGCTTTACATGAAAATGTGGGAATTTTAATATCAAGTCATAAATTAGAAGATATTGAAGAAATTTGTGAGAGGGTTCTTTTCTTGGAGAACGGGCTTTTGACATTTCAAAAAGTAGGAAAAGATAGTCATAATTGCTTGTTTGAGATAGCTTTTTCATCAGCTACAGATAGAGACATTTTCATTACCAAACAAGAATTTGGGGATATTGTTCAGGAACAGGGACTGAGAATTACTATGTCTGGGAATATTCAAAGTAGTGAGCTTTTTAAATTTTTTAACGAAAACTCTATTAAAGTAGTTGATTTTGAAACTAAAAAAGAGACGCTTAAAGATATTTATCTAAATCGTTCAAAATAA
- a CDS encoding DUF6773 family protein: protein MVNKFIHYQLLDEREEQLINKAGAESFSLFIGLVLLSYLVAVLAPSLFNPNFLVYTLIVGIFFFFNRARYLGVTYYSRFHFTILGCFFLTLAITTLLMLQNYQFNIEIYQHNPLNGKYLSAWVITYVIYLPWVFIGNLGLKSYGEWAQKKFEQDMDELESGE from the coding sequence ATGGTAAATAAATTCATTCATTATCAATTACTTGACGAAAGAGAAGAACAACTAATCAATAAAGCTGGGGCAGAGTCTTTTTCACTCTTTATTGGGCTTGTACTTCTAAGCTATTTGGTGGCAGTGTTGGCTCCATCTCTTTTTAATCCGAATTTTCTAGTGTATACTCTGATAGTAGGAATTTTCTTCTTTTTCAATCGTGCCCGTTATCTGGGAGTGACCTACTATAGTCGTTTTCATTTTACGATTTTGGGTTGTTTTTTCCTAACCTTGGCGATTACGACTCTTTTGATGTTACAGAATTATCAATTCAATATAGAAATTTATCAGCACAATCCTTTGAACGGTAAATACCTATCTGCTTGGGTCATTACTTATGTTATTTACCTTCCCTGGGTCTTTATTGGCAATCTTGGTCTTAAGAGCTATGGAGAATGGGCTCAGAAAAAGTTTGAACAAGATATGGATGAACTGGAGAGTGGAGAATAG
- the nadE gene encoding ammonia-dependent NAD(+) synthetase has product MSLQETIIQELGVKPVIDAQEEIRRSIDFLKRYLKKHPFLKTFVLGISGGQDSTLAGRLAQLAMEELRAETGDDSYKFIAVRLPYGVQADEADAQKALAFIQPDISLVVNIKESADAMTAAVEATGSPVSDFNKGNIKARCRMIAQYALAGSHSGAVIGTDHAAENITGFFTKFGDGGADILPLYRLNKRQGKQLLQELGADPALYEKIPTADLEEDKPGLADEVALGVTYEEIDDYLEGKKISSEAQERIENWWHKGQHKRHLPITIFDDFWE; this is encoded by the coding sequence ATGAGTTTGCAAGAAACGATTATCCAAGAGCTGGGTGTCAAACCAGTGATTGATGCCCAGGAAGAAATCCGTCGTTCCATTGATTTTTTAAAAAGATATCTGAAAAAACATCCCTTCCTAAAAACCTTTGTACTAGGAATTTCTGGAGGACAAGACTCAACTTTAGCAGGACGATTGGCTCAACTGGCTATGGAAGAACTGCGAGCTGAAACGGGAGATGACAGCTACAAATTTATCGCTGTCCGCCTGCCATATGGAGTGCAAGCCGATGAAGCAGATGCTCAAAAAGCACTAGCCTTTATCCAGCCTGATATCAGTTTAGTTGTCAATATTAAGGAATCTGCTGATGCTATGACAGCTGCAGTTGAAGCGACAGGTAGTCCTGTTTCAGACTTCAACAAGGGGAATATCAAGGCACGTTGCCGTATGATTGCTCAGTATGCCCTTGCTGGTTCCCATAGCGGAGCGGTCATTGGAACAGACCATGCTGCGGAAAATATCACAGGTTTCTTTACCAAGTTTGGTGACGGGGGTGCAGATATTCTCCCTCTTTACCGCCTCAATAAACGCCAAGGAAAACAACTCTTACAGGAACTTGGTGCAGACCCAGCCCTTTATGAAAAAATCCCAACGGCAGACCTAGAAGAAGATAAACCAGGTCTAGCTGACGAAGTGGCCCTCGGAGTCACTTATGAAGAGATTGACGACTACCTAGAAGGCAAAAAAATCAGCTCAGAAGCCCAAGAAAGAATCGAAAACTGGTGGCACAAAGGCCAACACAAACGCCACCTACCAATCACAATTTTTGATGACTTTTGGGAGTAA
- the ccdA2 gene encoding thiol-disulfide oxidoreductase-associated membrane protein CcdA2, producing MDNIIFFISVFLAGILSFFSPCILPLLPVYAGVLLDDKDGTQASSEKFSISLVSLLRTLAFIAGISFIFILLGYGAGFLGDLLYASWFQYVTGAVIILLGLHQMEVLHLKGLYKERRLQLQGQGQKGKGYSQAFLLGLTFSFAWTPCVGPVLGSVLALAASGGSGAWQGAGLMLIYTLGLALPFLVLALASSYVLKHFRKLHPYLGTLKKVGGFLIIVMGILVLLGNASILTTLFE from the coding sequence ATGGATAATATAATCTTTTTTATCAGTGTGTTTCTTGCTGGAATTCTTTCCTTCTTTTCTCCTTGTATTTTACCCTTGTTACCGGTCTATGCAGGGGTCTTGTTGGATGACAAAGATGGTACCCAGGCTTCTAGCGAAAAATTTTCAATCTCACTTGTTAGTCTATTGAGAACTCTGGCCTTTATAGCGGGGATTTCCTTTATCTTTATCTTACTGGGATATGGTGCTGGTTTTTTAGGAGACCTTTTGTATGCCTCTTGGTTTCAGTATGTGACGGGTGCGGTGATCATTCTCTTGGGCTTGCACCAGATGGAAGTCTTACATTTGAAGGGACTCTACAAGGAAAGAAGGCTACAATTACAGGGACAGGGGCAAAAGGGTAAGGGCTATAGTCAGGCATTTTTACTGGGATTGACCTTTAGTTTTGCTTGGACGCCTTGTGTGGGGCCGGTTCTGGGCTCTGTTTTGGCCTTGGCGGCTTCAGGTGGTTCAGGTGCTTGGCAGGGAGCTGGTCTCATGTTGATTTACACGCTGGGTTTGGCGCTACCATTTTTGGTTCTAGCTCTTGCCTCCAGCTATGTTTTGAAACATTTCCGAAAACTCCATCCTTATCTCGGAACCCTCAAAAAAGTGGGTGGTTTCCTCATTATCGTGATGGGAATCTTGGTGCTTTTGGGAAATGCTTCCATTTTGACTACATTATTTGAATAG
- a CDS encoding GNAT family N-acetyltransferase, with amino-acid sequence MQVLQTDRLILRRFVESDAEAMFQNWASSAENLTYVTWDPHSDVEVTRNSIRNWVVSYANPNYYKWAICLKENPEQVIGDISIVAIDENDSSCEIGYVLGKVYWGHGFMTEALKAVLDFCFTQAGFQKVRARYASLNPASGRVMEKAGMSYLKTISNGVERKGYLADLIYYQISRED; translated from the coding sequence ATGCAAGTATTACAGACAGATCGTTTAATCTTGCGAAGATTTGTGGAGAGTGATGCGGAAGCCATGTTTCAAAATTGGGCTTCATCCGCTGAGAATCTAACCTACGTCACCTGGGATCCTCATTCTGATGTCGAGGTGACTCGAAACTCGATCCGAAATTGGGTTGTTTCCTATGCTAATCCCAACTATTACAAATGGGCCATTTGTCTCAAAGAAAACCCGGAGCAGGTAATAGGAGATATCAGCATCGTTGCAATAGATGAGAATGATTCTTCTTGTGAAATTGGCTATGTGCTAGGCAAGGTTTACTGGGGACATGGGTTTATGACAGAAGCATTGAAAGCTGTCTTGGACTTCTGTTTTACTCAAGCAGGTTTTCAAAAAGTTAGAGCTCGATATGCCAGTCTCAATCCAGCTTCAGGTCGTGTCATGGAGAAGGCTGGAATGTCCTATCTAAAGACTATTAGCAATGGTGTAGAGAGAAAAGGCTATCTTGCGGACCTTATTTATTATCAGATAAGTAGGGAAGACTAG
- a CDS encoding amino acid permease — translation MSSKKKNKMERGLTNRHVQVMAIAGTIGTGLFLGAGRSISLTGPSIVLIYMITGAFMFLMMRAVGEMLYQDPEQHTFINFITRHLGKGWGYFSVWSYWLSVVFIGMAEITAIAHYVQFWFPTWPSWMIEIGFLTILALVNLIAVKLFGEVEFWFAMVKIVAILAMIATGVFMVLTGFKTPHGVASLANIADNFSLFPNGGVNFVMAFQMVFFAYLMIEFIGVTTSETKNPRQVLPKAVKEIPLRIAFFYGGALLAIMAIIPWRELASADSPFVTVFELAGVKWAAALINFVVLTSAASALNSTLYSTGRHLYQIAHDSPNPFLKAIKADTLSRHNVPQNAIIASAVLIALAAFINVLPGVSDAFALITASSSGVYIAIYILIMVAHLKYRKSPDFMADGYLMPHYRFLNPLTMLFFAFVFVTLFLQESTFVGAIGSAIWIIGFGIYSQWKFRK, via the coding sequence ATGAGTTCAAAGAAGAAAAATAAGATGGAGCGTGGTCTGACCAATCGTCACGTGCAGGTTATGGCCATTGCGGGAACAATCGGAACAGGACTCTTTTTGGGAGCGGGTCGCTCAATTAGCCTAACAGGTCCTTCCATTGTACTGATTTATATGATTACAGGGGCTTTCATGTTCCTCATGATGCGTGCGGTTGGGGAAATGCTTTACCAAGATCCTGAGCAACATACCTTTATCAACTTTATCACGCGCCATTTGGGTAAGGGCTGGGGCTATTTCTCAGTATGGTCTTACTGGTTATCTGTTGTCTTTATCGGTATGGCGGAAATCACTGCTATCGCACATTATGTGCAATTTTGGTTCCCAACTTGGCCGAGTTGGATGATTGAGATTGGATTTTTGACCATTCTAGCCTTGGTCAATCTGATTGCGGTGAAGCTCTTTGGGGAAGTTGAGTTTTGGTTTGCGATGGTCAAGATTGTGGCTATTTTAGCTATGATTGCAACAGGAGTCTTTATGGTCTTGACAGGCTTTAAGACACCCCATGGAGTAGCAAGTTTAGCCAATATTGCCGACAATTTCTCTCTCTTTCCAAATGGTGGAGTGAACTTTGTCATGGCCTTTCAGATGGTGTTCTTTGCCTATCTCATGATTGAATTTATCGGGGTGACGACTTCTGAAACCAAAAATCCACGTCAGGTCTTGCCAAAAGCCGTTAAGGAAATTCCTTTGCGTATCGCCTTTTTCTACGGTGGTGCCCTCTTAGCCATCATGGCTATCATTCCATGGCGTGAGCTTGCATCGGCTGATTCTCCCTTTGTTACGGTATTTGAATTGGCCGGTGTCAAGTGGGCGGCAGCCTTGATTAACTTTGTCGTTTTGACATCAGCAGCATCTGCTCTTAACTCAACCCTTTATTCAACCGGTCGTCATTTGTATCAGATTGCCCATGATTCGCCAAATCCATTCTTAAAGGCTATCAAGGCAGATACTCTTTCTCGTCATAACGTGCCACAAAATGCCATCATTGCCTCAGCGGTTTTGATTGCCCTAGCAGCCTTTATCAATGTCTTGCCAGGTGTTTCGGATGCCTTTGCATTGATTACGGCTTCGTCATCTGGTGTCTATATCGCTATTTATATCTTGATCATGGTGGCTCACCTTAAATACCGCAAGTCACCAGACTTTATGGCGGATGGCTATCTCATGCCCCATTATCGTTTCCTAAATCCTTTAACCATGCTCTTCTTTGCCTTTGTCTTTGTAACCCTCTTTTTACAAGAGTCTACATTTGTAGGAGCAATAGGTTCAGCTATCTGGATTATCGGTTTCGGGATTTATAGCCAGTGGAAATTTAGAAAATAA
- a CDS encoding ABC transporter permease, whose amino-acid sequence MKLNKLNFLKENIRDLYSSGVIYLGLIISFIPPILVTFFILKTQGTSLGIKHISNFYAMLGMLMAVIHANRVISRDFSHNTVSLFYNQQKNRMIYVLSNFLYAISVSIIYALNGIVLLVIVSKLGVPGDLGLDFIVAIVVNTILLVLFYFLLSYIFYLYKFKSGLVFGILVALLLFIPNILNTIMMNTSNDLFIKAIELLPFYSLPVFVDSNTMSISQYLVVITTIILLYFFTLNKSKKYSF is encoded by the coding sequence ATGAAATTAAATAAATTGAATTTTCTTAAGGAAAATATAAGGGATTTATATTCATCAGGCGTAATATATCTTGGTTTGATTATCTCGTTTATACCGCCGATATTGGTTACATTCTTTATTCTAAAGACTCAAGGGACATCGCTTGGTATTAAGCATATTTCAAACTTTTATGCTATGCTCGGTATGTTAATGGCTGTTATACATGCTAACCGAGTCATTAGTAGAGATTTTTCCCACAATACGGTAAGTTTGTTTTATAATCAACAGAAGAATCGGATGATTTACGTCTTGTCTAATTTTCTATATGCCATCTCAGTTTCCATTATTTATGCTTTGAATGGCATTGTGCTACTAGTCATCGTAAGTAAATTGGGTGTTCCAGGTGATTTAGGATTAGATTTTATAGTAGCCATTGTAGTCAATACAATTTTGTTAGTCCTATTTTATTTTCTATTATCTTACATTTTCTATTTATACAAATTTAAAAGTGGCTTGGTATTTGGTATTTTAGTAGCTTTACTACTCTTTATCCCTAATATATTAAATACGATTATGATGAATACTAGTAATGATTTGTTTATCAAAGCAATTGAACTTCTTCCTTTTTATTCTTTACCTGTATTTGTGGATTCAAATACGATGTCTATTAGTCAGTATCTTGTGGTAATCACTACAATCATTTTATTGTACTTTTTCACTCTCAATAAAAGCAAGAAGTATTCATTTTAG
- a CDS encoding response regulator transcription factor, which translates to MTYTILIVEDEYLVRQGLTKLVNVAAYDMEIIGQAENGRQAWELIQKQVPDIILTDINMPQLNGIQLASLVRETYPQVHLVFLTGYDDFDYALSAVKLGVDDYLLKPFSRQDIEEMLGKIKQKLDKEEKEEQLQDLLIDKFEGNMAQKIQSHLADSQFSLKSLASDLGFSPTYLSSLIKKELGLPFQDYLVRERVKQAKLLLLTTDLKIYEIAEKVGFEDMNYFTQRFKQIAGVTPRQFKKGEGR; encoded by the coding sequence ATGACCTATACAATCTTAATCGTAGAAGATGAATATCTGGTAAGACAAGGCTTGACCAAACTGGTCAATGTAGCAGCCTACGATATGGAAATCATCGGTCAAGCTGAAAATGGAAGACAGGCTTGGGAATTGATACAAAAGCAGGTGCCAGATATCATTTTAACCGATATCAATATGCCTCAGCTAAATGGCATCCAGTTGGCCAGTCTGGTCAGAGAAACCTATCCTCAGGTGCATCTAGTTTTTTTGACAGGCTACGATGATTTTGATTATGCTTTGTCTGCTGTTAAACTAGGTGTGGATGACTATCTGCTCAAGCCCTTTTCTCGTCAGGATATCGAGGAAATGTTGGGGAAAATCAAGCAAAAGTTGGATAAGGAAGAAAAGGAAGAGCAATTACAAGATTTATTGATCGATAAGTTTGAGGGAAATATGGCCCAGAAAATCCAGTCTCATCTGGCTGATAGCCAATTTAGTTTAAAGTCTTTGGCCAGTGACTTGGGCTTTAGTCCGACTTATCTGAGTTCTTTGATTAAGAAAGAGTTAGGCCTGCCTTTTCAGGATTATCTGGTGAGAGAACGTGTCAAACAAGCCAAGCTCTTGCTTTTAACTACAGATCTGAAGATTTACGAGATAGCCGAAAAGGTTGGCTTTGAAGATATGAACTATTTTACCCAACGTTTTAAACAGATTGCAGGTGTGACACCTCGTCAGTTTAAGAAGGGGGAAGGTCGATGA
- a CDS encoding GNAT family N-acetyltransferase: protein MYFRLENKESHKSQEIGNLIRAYNRSKREEAESEPLNLYVEDEKGNLLAGLIAETFGNWLEIEYLFVKEELRGQGIGSKLLQQAETEAKNRNCRFAFVNTYQFQAPDFYKMHGYKEVFRLQDYPYIGQRYYYQKDL, encoded by the coding sequence ATGTACTTTAGATTGGAAAACAAGGAATCCCATAAATCACAAGAAATAGGAAATCTGATTCGTGCTTATAACCGTTCAAAAAGAGAAGAAGCTGAAAGTGAGCCACTTAATCTTTATGTCGAAGATGAAAAGGGCAATCTCCTGGCAGGTTTGATAGCAGAGACTTTTGGAAATTGGCTAGAAATCGAGTATTTATTTGTGAAAGAGGAACTGAGAGGACAAGGAATCGGTTCAAAACTATTGCAGCAAGCAGAAACTGAAGCTAAGAATCGAAACTGTCGTTTTGCTTTTGTCAATACTTACCAGTTTCAAGCTCCAGATTTTTATAAAATGCATGGCTACAAGGAAGTCTTTAGGTTACAAGACTATCCCTACATTGGGCAAAGATATTATTACCAAAAAGATTTGTAA
- a CDS encoding helix-turn-helix transcriptional regulator: protein MAKNLKLKLARVELDLTQGQLAEAVGVTRQTIGLIEAGKYNPSLSLCQSICRCLGKTLDQLFWEEEDGK, encoded by the coding sequence GTGGCTAAAAATTTAAAATTAAAATTAGCTCGTGTTGAGCTTGATTTAACACAAGGTCAACTGGCAGAGGCTGTTGGGGTGACGCGCCAGACTATTGGTTTGATAGAGGCGGGAAAATACAATCCCAGTCTATCGCTCTGCCAGTCCATTTGCAGATGTTTAGGGAAAACCCTAGATCAATTATTTTGGGAGGAAGAAGATGGTAAATAA
- a CDS encoding nicotinate phosphoribosyltransferase, giving the protein MYPDDSLTLHTDLYQINMMQVYFDQGIHNKKAVFEVYFRQQPFKNGYAVFAGLERIVSYLEDLRFSDSDIAYLESLGYHGAFLDYLRNFKLELTVRSAQEGDLVFANEPIVQVEGPLAQCQLVETALLNIVNYQTLVATKAARIRSVIEDEPLMEFGTRRAQEMDAAIWGTRAAVIGGANGTSNVRAGKLFDIPVLGTHAHALVQVYGNDYEAFKAYAATHKNCVFLVDTYDTLRIGVPAAIQVARELGDQINFMGVRIDSGDIAYISKKVRQQLDEAGFTEAKIYASNDLDENTILNLKMQKAKIDVWGVGTKLITAYDQPALGAVYKIVAIEDENGNMRNTIKLSNNAEKVSTPGKKQVWRITSREKGKSEGDYVTYDGVDVASMTEIKMFHPTYTYIKKTVRNFDAVPLLVDIFKDGKLIYNLPSLTEIQDYARKEFDKLWDEYKRVLNPQHYPVDLARDVWQDKMDLIDKMRKEALGEGEEE; this is encoded by the coding sequence ATGTATCCAGATGATAGTTTGACATTGCACACGGACTTGTACCAGATTAATATGATGCAGGTTTACTTTGACCAAGGGATTCACAACAAGAAGGCGGTCTTTGAGGTGTATTTCCGCCAACAGCCTTTTAAGAACGGCTATGCGGTTTTTGCTGGTTTGGAAAGGATTGTGAGTTATCTTGAAGACCTGCGTTTTTCAGATAGTGATATTGCCTATTTGGAGTCGCTAGGCTATCATGGGGCATTCTTGGACTATCTCCGCAATTTCAAGTTGGAGTTGACCGTTCGTTCTGCCCAAGAAGGGGACTTGGTCTTTGCTAATGAACCGATTGTACAGGTGGAAGGCCCTCTAGCCCAATGTCAATTGGTCGAAACGGCCCTTTTGAACATCGTCAACTACCAGACATTAGTGGCTACTAAGGCAGCTCGTATTCGTTCGGTTATCGAAGATGAACCTTTGATGGAGTTTGGAACACGTCGGGCGCAAGAAATGGATGCGGCTATCTGGGGAACACGAGCAGCGGTGATTGGTGGTGCCAATGGAACTAGCAACGTGCGTGCTGGTAAACTCTTTGACATTCCTGTCTTGGGGACCCATGCCCACGCCTTGGTACAGGTTTATGGCAATGATTATGAAGCTTTCAAGGCTTATGCTGCGACCCACAAAAATTGCGTCTTTCTTGTGGATACCTATGACACCCTTCGCATCGGTGTACCAGCTGCCATTCAGGTGGCGCGTGAGTTGGGGGACCAGATTAACTTTATGGGTGTGCGGATTGACTCTGGGGATATTGCTTACATTTCCAAGAAAGTTCGTCAGCAACTGGACGAGGCTGGATTTACCGAGGCTAAGATTTATGCTTCTAATGATCTAGATGAAAATACCATCCTCAACCTCAAGATGCAAAAGGCCAAGATTGATGTCTGGGGAGTGGGTACAAAGCTGATTACAGCCTATGACCAGCCAGCTCTTGGGGCAGTTTACAAGATTGTTGCAATCGAAGATGAAAATGGGAACATGCGCAATACGATTAAGCTGTCAAATAATGCTGAAAAAGTGTCTACGCCAGGTAAGAAGCAGGTGTGGCGCATTACCAGTCGTGAAAAAGGCAAGTCAGAAGGAGACTATGTCACTTATGATGGCGTAGATGTTGCCAGCATGACAGAAATCAAGATGTTCCATCCAACCTATACTTACATCAAGAAGACCGTTCGTAATTTTGACGCTGTGCCTCTCTTGGTGGATATTTTTAAAGATGGGAAATTGATTTACAATTTGCCTAGCTTGACTGAGATTCAGGATTATGCTCGTAAGGAATTTGACAAGCTTTGGGATGAGTACAAGCGCGTGCTCAATCCTCAGCATTATCCAGTGGATTTGGCGCGTGATGTATGGCAAGACAAGATGGACTTGATTGACAAAATGCGCAAGGAAGCCCTTGGTGAAGGAGAAGAAGAATGA